A genome region from Tenebrio molitor chromosome 4, icTenMoli1.1, whole genome shotgun sequence includes the following:
- the LOC138127827 gene encoding probable multidrug resistance-associated protein lethal(2)03659 isoform X2 → MENTDLRKLSREKLKLHPKMKACFLSDFFFCWELPLIVKGWRKELTEDDLYKTLENHESSRLGDKLESLWSEEENLSKNPSLEKALTKLFGLELVLYGLSFFPIQLTTTLLIPFYIKRLLDYYTPNQTEVTRQQAYIFASVLVLLSLIRVLFVHWYMFQLHILGMKVRIACSALIYRRCLKLKKSTLEKISVGQLVNLLSNDINRFDTAFMSVHTLWMAPVELIVGIYYMDVTLGHTAITGAAVLILTLFFQVYLSKKIPDIRMQVAVKTDNRIRLMNDVISGIQTVKMYTWEESFANIVKQARRTESERVVVANRFRLTNNTLKIYMTKCCVFLSVLATVLTGTPLTSQYVFALTNLYESIKNSINIALPAAVIIFPEALVSIQRIKEFLLRTHNDSNNLIKANGKPDKVDNCIDKHHQTFQNKNTGVYIKNLGIKWDRSLSNYVLKNINFHASLGELVGVIGKAGSGKSTLLQVIIKELDPVKGTREVEGTTSYACQEPWIFSASIRQNILFGQNFDSEKYQKVIKVCALEHDIFLFPYGDQTLVGERGVMLSGGQKARISLARAVYRDADIYLLDDPLSAVDANVAQQIFNKCILDHLRNKCVVLVTHQIQYLRNVDRIYLLETGTIVDSGKYENLVCLDKYFTENNGERFAETVDSPGLKVYNLPLETKEHRSSGTTDKKIYGAYCTAAGHWLFTCLVLLLFTLARLWGSFIDIFLTFWVNLEQEAAYLTSELSKMFTTSNCLYTFAGLLMCFILTSHISALLFSKFCSKASKNLHNNMLITILNTTMTFFNHHPSGRILNRFSKDMGSIDEEIPVSLMNSIMSLLTVLATLVIVVVTNYWMIIPTVLLLIFCAFYFIIFQSTSRNLKRTEGITRSSVFTHISASLQGLATIRALSAEKILIQEFDNHQDIHTSAFHLLISTFSTFGFWIDVMCVLYNGLVIFAFFLIKFGIYRNTRRVCWSSYISVKFVIISNAICLENMDGTQCSNECS, encoded by the exons TTGGGAACTACCATTAATCGTAAAAGGATGGAGAAAAGAGCTCACCGAAGATGACCTTTATAAAACACTCGAAAATCACGAATCCAGCCGTTTGGGAGATAAATTAGAGAGTCTTTGGTCAGAAGAAGAAAACTTAAGCAAAAATCCATCTTTAGAAAAAGCTCTTACAAAACTCTTTGGTTTAGAACTTGTCCTTTATGGACTTAGCTTTTTTCCAATACAACTGACCACAAC ATTGTTAATTcctttttacattaaaagattacTCGATTACTATACTCCCAATCAAACGGAAGTAACTCGACAACAAGCATACATTTTTGCTTCCGTCCTTGTCTTACTTTCACTGATTCGTGTCTTGTTCGTACATTGGTATATGTTTCAACTTCACATTTTGGGAATGAAAGTTCGAATTGCCTGCTCAGCACTCATATATAGACGatgtttaaaattgaaaaaaagcaCTCTAGAGAAAATTTCAGTGGGCCAACTGGTTAATTTGCTGTCGAATGACATCAACAGATTTGACACCGCATTCATGTCTGTGCATACTCTATGGATGGCTCCTGTTGAGTTAATTGTTGGAATTTATTACATGGACGTCACACTTGGGCACACTGCCATAACGGGCGCTGCAGTTTTAATACttacacttttttttcaaG TCTACTTGTCAAAGAAAATTCCTGACATCAGAATGCAAGTGGCTGTGAAAACAGATAACAGGATTCGTTTGATGAATGACGTAATATCCGGTATTCAAACAGTCAAAATGTATACTTGGGAAGAATCATTTGCGAATATAGTGAAACAGGCCAGAAG aacgGAAAGTGAACGGGTAGTGGTTGCTAATCGGTTTCGTTTAACCAACAACACCTTAAAAATTTAtatgacaaaatgttgtgtgTTTTTGTCAGTACTGGCCACAGTATTAACTGGAACGCCTTTGACGTCGCAGTATGTTTTCGCTTTAACTAATCTTTATGAAAGTATTAAAAATTCCATAAACATTGCCTTACCAGCGGCTGTCATCATATTTCCAGAAGCTCTAGTTTCAATTCAAAGAATTAAAGAGTTCTTATTAAGGACCCATAATGATTCGAACAATCTAATTAAGGCAAATGGCAAACCAGATAAGGTAGATAATTGCATTGACAAACATCATCaaacttttcaaaataaaaatactggAGTTTACATAAAGAATCTTGGAATAAAATGGGACCGATCTTTATCCAAttacgttttaaaaaacatcaattttCATGCTTCGCTGGGAGAGCTAGTAGGTGTAATTGGTAAGGCTGGGAGTGGAAAATCAACTTTACTTCAAGTGATTATAAAAGAACTCGACCCTGTGAAGGGAACTAGAGAAGTCGAGGGAACAACTTCATATGCATGTCAAGAGCCTTGGATATTTTCCGCGAGCATTagacaaaacattttatttgggCAAAATTTCGACTCAGAAAAGTATCAAAAAGTGATTAAAGTTTGTGCTTTAGAGCACGATATTTTCCTATTTCCTTATGGGGATCAAACTCTTGTCGGTGAACGAGGTGTGATGTTAAGTGGTGGACAAAAAGCTCGAATTAGTCTCGCTAGGGCTGTTTATAGAGATGCTGATATTTATCTCTTGGACGATCCTTTATCAGCTGTTGATGCTAACGTTGCCcaacaaatatttaacaaatgtATTCTAGATCATTTAAGAAACAAGTGTGTAGTGCTGGTTACTCATCAGATCCAGTACCTTCGAAATGTGGACAGAATATATCTTCTGGAAACAGGGACTATTGTTGATAGTGGAAAATATGAAAACTTGGTGTGTTTAGATAAGTACTTCACAGAAAACAATGGCGAAAGGTTTGCTGAGACTGTAGACAGTCCAGGTTTAAAAGTTTACAATTTACCGCTCGAGACAAAAGAACATCGAAGTTCAGGAACCActgataaaaaaatctatGGAGCTTATTGTACAGCCGCTGGTCACTGGTTATTCACATGTCTGGTGCTCCTGCTATTTACCTTAGCTCGGTTATGGGGAAGCTttatagatatttttttgacattttgggTTAATTTAGAACAAGAAGCTGCATATTTGACGTCTGAGCTTTCAAAAATGTTCACCACAAGTAACTGTCTATACACTTTTGCTGGgcttttaatgtgttttataTTGACAAGTCACATATCTGCACTACTCTTTTCTAAGTTCTGCAGTAAAGCTTCAAAAAACTTACATAATAACATGTTAATTACCATTCTAAATACCACAATGACTTTCTTTAATCATCATCCCAGTGGTCGAATTCTTAATCGATTTTCAAAAGATATGGGAAGCATAGATGAAGAAATTCCTGTGAGCTTGATGAATAGCATCATGTCATTGCTCACCGTCTTGGCGACACTTGTGATTGTTGTAGTAACAAATTATTGGATGATTATACCGACCGTTCTACTTTTGATCTTTTGTGcattctattttattatatttcaaTCTACAAGTAGAAATCTTAAAAGGACAGAAGGAATTA ccAGAAGTTCAGTTTTTACACACATATCAGCTTCACTTCAAGGTCTAGCTACAATAAGAGCTCTCAGTGCTGAAAAAATCTTGATACAAGAATTTGACAATCATCAAGATATTCACACTTCTGCTTTCCACTTATTGATATCAACGTTCTCAACATTTGGATTTTGGATAGATGTTATGTGTGTTTTATACAATGGTTTAGTAATTTTCGCTttctttttgattaaatttg GTATTTATAGAAACACACGTAGGGTCTGTTGGTCTAGCTATATCTCTGTCAAATTCGTTATTATTAGTAATGCAATATGCCTTGAAAACATGGATGGAACTCAATGCTCAAATGAGTGCAGTTGA
- the LOC138127827 gene encoding probable multidrug resistance-associated protein lethal(2)03659 isoform X1 has translation MENTDLRKLSREKLKLHPKMKACFLSDFFFCWELPLIVKGWRKELTEDDLYKTLENHESSRLGDKLESLWSEEENLSKNPSLEKALTKLFGLELVLYGLSFFPIQLTTTLLIPFYIKRLLDYYTPNQTEVTRQQAYIFASVLVLLSLIRVLFVHWYMFQLHILGMKVRIACSALIYRRCLKLKKSTLEKISVGQLVNLLSNDINRFDTAFMSVHTLWMAPVELIVGIYYMDVTLGHTAITGAAVLILTLFFQVYLSKKIPDIRMQVAVKTDNRIRLMNDVISGIQTVKMYTWEESFANIVKQARRTESERVVVANRFRLTNNTLKIYMTKCCVFLSVLATVLTGTPLTSQYVFALTNLYESIKNSINIALPAAVIIFPEALVSIQRIKEFLLRTHNDSNNLIKANGKPDKVDNCIDKHHQTFQNKNTGVYIKNLGIKWDRSLSNYVLKNINFHASLGELVGVIGKAGSGKSTLLQVIIKELDPVKGTREVEGTTSYACQEPWIFSASIRQNILFGQNFDSEKYQKVIKVCALEHDIFLFPYGDQTLVGERGVMLSGGQKARISLARAVYRDADIYLLDDPLSAVDANVAQQIFNKCILDHLRNKCVVLVTHQIQYLRNVDRIYLLETGTIVDSGKYENLVCLDKYFTENNGERFAETVDSPGLKVYNLPLETKEHRSSGTTDKKIYGAYCTAAGHWLFTCLVLLLFTLARLWGSFIDIFLTFWVNLEQEAAYLTSELSKMFTTSNCLYTFAGLLMCFILTSHISALLFSKFCSKASKNLHNNMLITILNTTMTFFNHHPSGRILNRFSKDMGSIDEEIPVSLMNSIMSLLTVLATLVIVVVTNYWMIIPTVLLLIFCAFYFIIFQSTSRNLKRTEGITRSSVFTHISASLQGLATIRALSAEKILIQEFDNHQDIHTSAFHLLISTFSTFGFWIDVMCVLYNGLVIFAFFLIKFETHVGSVGLAISLSNSLLLVMQYALKTWMELNAQMSAVERVVEYSELSLERNDGVEKPPESWPTSGNISFHSVSLRYSSDDVYVLKKVSFKVKCKEKIGIIGRTGAGKTSLISVLFRLFHFEGSVVIDNIDTKSIPLRELRSKITVIPQDPLLFLGSLRKNLDPFGQYSDHQLWRALDEFELKEVVSNLPSGLESMVSEKGSNFSVGQRQLLCLVRAMLKESKIIVLDEATANVDLETDELIQSSIRKKFQNCTVLTIAHRVNTVIDSDKILVMDEGLVVEFGQPHQLLQNRDGSFYRYVKKSGVQAMADLTKTVENSEDDHVSMM, from the exons TTGGGAACTACCATTAATCGTAAAAGGATGGAGAAAAGAGCTCACCGAAGATGACCTTTATAAAACACTCGAAAATCACGAATCCAGCCGTTTGGGAGATAAATTAGAGAGTCTTTGGTCAGAAGAAGAAAACTTAAGCAAAAATCCATCTTTAGAAAAAGCTCTTACAAAACTCTTTGGTTTAGAACTTGTCCTTTATGGACTTAGCTTTTTTCCAATACAACTGACCACAAC ATTGTTAATTcctttttacattaaaagattacTCGATTACTATACTCCCAATCAAACGGAAGTAACTCGACAACAAGCATACATTTTTGCTTCCGTCCTTGTCTTACTTTCACTGATTCGTGTCTTGTTCGTACATTGGTATATGTTTCAACTTCACATTTTGGGAATGAAAGTTCGAATTGCCTGCTCAGCACTCATATATAGACGatgtttaaaattgaaaaaaagcaCTCTAGAGAAAATTTCAGTGGGCCAACTGGTTAATTTGCTGTCGAATGACATCAACAGATTTGACACCGCATTCATGTCTGTGCATACTCTATGGATGGCTCCTGTTGAGTTAATTGTTGGAATTTATTACATGGACGTCACACTTGGGCACACTGCCATAACGGGCGCTGCAGTTTTAATACttacacttttttttcaaG TCTACTTGTCAAAGAAAATTCCTGACATCAGAATGCAAGTGGCTGTGAAAACAGATAACAGGATTCGTTTGATGAATGACGTAATATCCGGTATTCAAACAGTCAAAATGTATACTTGGGAAGAATCATTTGCGAATATAGTGAAACAGGCCAGAAG aacgGAAAGTGAACGGGTAGTGGTTGCTAATCGGTTTCGTTTAACCAACAACACCTTAAAAATTTAtatgacaaaatgttgtgtgTTTTTGTCAGTACTGGCCACAGTATTAACTGGAACGCCTTTGACGTCGCAGTATGTTTTCGCTTTAACTAATCTTTATGAAAGTATTAAAAATTCCATAAACATTGCCTTACCAGCGGCTGTCATCATATTTCCAGAAGCTCTAGTTTCAATTCAAAGAATTAAAGAGTTCTTATTAAGGACCCATAATGATTCGAACAATCTAATTAAGGCAAATGGCAAACCAGATAAGGTAGATAATTGCATTGACAAACATCATCaaacttttcaaaataaaaatactggAGTTTACATAAAGAATCTTGGAATAAAATGGGACCGATCTTTATCCAAttacgttttaaaaaacatcaattttCATGCTTCGCTGGGAGAGCTAGTAGGTGTAATTGGTAAGGCTGGGAGTGGAAAATCAACTTTACTTCAAGTGATTATAAAAGAACTCGACCCTGTGAAGGGAACTAGAGAAGTCGAGGGAACAACTTCATATGCATGTCAAGAGCCTTGGATATTTTCCGCGAGCATTagacaaaacattttatttgggCAAAATTTCGACTCAGAAAAGTATCAAAAAGTGATTAAAGTTTGTGCTTTAGAGCACGATATTTTCCTATTTCCTTATGGGGATCAAACTCTTGTCGGTGAACGAGGTGTGATGTTAAGTGGTGGACAAAAAGCTCGAATTAGTCTCGCTAGGGCTGTTTATAGAGATGCTGATATTTATCTCTTGGACGATCCTTTATCAGCTGTTGATGCTAACGTTGCCcaacaaatatttaacaaatgtATTCTAGATCATTTAAGAAACAAGTGTGTAGTGCTGGTTACTCATCAGATCCAGTACCTTCGAAATGTGGACAGAATATATCTTCTGGAAACAGGGACTATTGTTGATAGTGGAAAATATGAAAACTTGGTGTGTTTAGATAAGTACTTCACAGAAAACAATGGCGAAAGGTTTGCTGAGACTGTAGACAGTCCAGGTTTAAAAGTTTACAATTTACCGCTCGAGACAAAAGAACATCGAAGTTCAGGAACCActgataaaaaaatctatGGAGCTTATTGTACAGCCGCTGGTCACTGGTTATTCACATGTCTGGTGCTCCTGCTATTTACCTTAGCTCGGTTATGGGGAAGCTttatagatatttttttgacattttgggTTAATTTAGAACAAGAAGCTGCATATTTGACGTCTGAGCTTTCAAAAATGTTCACCACAAGTAACTGTCTATACACTTTTGCTGGgcttttaatgtgttttataTTGACAAGTCACATATCTGCACTACTCTTTTCTAAGTTCTGCAGTAAAGCTTCAAAAAACTTACATAATAACATGTTAATTACCATTCTAAATACCACAATGACTTTCTTTAATCATCATCCCAGTGGTCGAATTCTTAATCGATTTTCAAAAGATATGGGAAGCATAGATGAAGAAATTCCTGTGAGCTTGATGAATAGCATCATGTCATTGCTCACCGTCTTGGCGACACTTGTGATTGTTGTAGTAACAAATTATTGGATGATTATACCGACCGTTCTACTTTTGATCTTTTGTGcattctattttattatatttcaaTCTACAAGTAGAAATCTTAAAAGGACAGAAGGAATTA ccAGAAGTTCAGTTTTTACACACATATCAGCTTCACTTCAAGGTCTAGCTACAATAAGAGCTCTCAGTGCTGAAAAAATCTTGATACAAGAATTTGACAATCATCAAGATATTCACACTTCTGCTTTCCACTTATTGATATCAACGTTCTCAACATTTGGATTTTGGATAGATGTTATGTGTGTTTTATACAATGGTTTAGTAATTTTCGCTttctttttgattaaatttg AAACACACGTAGGGTCTGTTGGTCTAGCTATATCTCTGTCAAATTCGTTATTATTAGTAATGCAATATGCCTTGAAAACATGGATGGAACTCAATGCTCAAATGAGTGCAGTTGAACGAGTAGTTGAGTATTCGGAATTATCTTTGGAACGAAATGATGGAGTTGAGAAACCTCCCGAATCATGGCCAACTTCAGGAAATATATCATTTCACTCAGTTTCTCTCCGATATTCTTCAGACGATGTATATGTCCTTAAGAAGGTCTCATTTAAGGTTAAgtgtaaagaaaaaattggaataattggTAGAACTGGCGCTGGAAAGACTTCTTTGATTTCGGTTCTGTTCCGCCTGTTCCATTTTGAAGGATCTGTTGTAATAGACAACATCGACACCAAATCAATACCTCTGAGAGAGCTTAGATCGAAAATTACGGTTATCCCTCAAGACCCTCTTTTGTTTTTGGGCAGTCTACGTAAAAATTTAGATCCCTTTGGCCAATACAGTGACCATCAGCTTTGGAGGGCTTTAGATGAATTTGAGCTGAAAGAAGTTGTTTCCAACTTACCTTCAGGCTTGGAGAGTATGGTTTCTGAAAAAGGTTCGAATTTTAGTGTAGGACAAAGACAGTTGCTGTGTTTAGTGCGAGCAATGCTGAAAGAGAGCAAGATAATTGTCTTAGACGAGGCAACAGCAAATGTGGATTTAGAAACTGACGAATTGATTCAGTCCTCAATTAGGAAAAAGTTTCAGAACTGTACTGTTTTAACAATTGCACATCGAGTGAATACAGTAATCGATTCTGACAAAATTTTGGTAATGGATGAGGGATTGGTTGTCGAATTTGGCCAACCACATCAACTCTTACAAAATCGTGATGGATCCTTTTATAGATACGTTAAAAAGAGCGGTGTGCAAGCAATGGCTGACTTGACAAAGACAGTCGAAAAT TCAGAAGATGATCATGTCAGTatgatgtaa